GCGCGGCTGGTACCGGTGATCCCGTTCACCGCCATCAACTACGTCGCGGGCCTGACCGCCGTCCGCCGCCGCGACTACGCCCTGGGTACTGCCGTGGGCATCATCCCCGGCGACATGGCCTATGTGGCAATCGGTGCCTATGGGTTGCAGCTCGGCTGGGAATTCTGGATCGCCGTCGGTGGCTTGGGGGCGCTGACGATCGGTGGAGCGCTCGTCGGCATCCGCGCCCGACGGCGGTCCGAAACGGCCACCATCCAGGAAACGAGCGATGACCATGTTTGACTCCACACTGCGTCGCCGCCTGGATCGCCCGCTGACCGCAATGGCCAGGGCGCTTGACCGGCCATGGATCACCCCGAACCGGCTGACGATGCTCGGGCTTGCGGCAGGTGTTGCCAGCGCCGTATCCGCAGGCTTCCAGCTTTGGCTGATCGCGGCGATCCTCTGGCTTGGTTCGCGCCTGGCCGATGGGTTCGATGGTGCACTGGCTCGAGTGCGTCGAAAGCAGGGACGGCTCCCGGAATCAGGAGCCGGCGGCTTTCTGGACATCACCTCCGACTTCGTCGTGTACGGCGCGACCGTCTTCGGAGTCGGCATCGGAACAGGCGTTGAGTTCGGCTCCCCGTGGTGGCCCTTCTTCGCCGTCCTCGTGGCTTACTACGTCAACGGGGGTGCGTTCCTCGCGTTCTCGTCTATCGCGGAAAAGACCGGCAGAACCATCGATGACGGGCGGTCGCTTTCGTTCTTCGGCCGGGTCGCGGAAGCAACCGAGACCATCATCATCCACACCGTATGGTTGCTCCTACCGTCGGTTGCCTGGATGATCGCGATCGTCTGGGCGGTTTTCGTCGGCGTCAGCGCGACCCAGCGGATTATTGCCGGGTATCGGGCACTGGCCTGAGACGGCGGACGGTCACCTCATCCGAACACGGCGGATAACCGCCAACACGCGTGTCACGCGGCGGAGTGCCCCGCCGCCTAAGCGTTCCCGCACGATGGACACACAGGCGTTCCACACCGCATCGTTGAACGTCGGATACGGGTGAGTGGTGCCGGCGATCTGGCCGGCGGTAAGCCGATTCTTGACGGCAAGGGTCACCTCGGCGAGGGACTCGCCGGCACGAGGGCCCACGATCGTTGCCCCGAGCAGGACTCCTTTCCGGTCGGTGACGATCTGGGTGAACCCGGACATCGTCGCTTCGGTGATCGCCCGATCGAGGTGGCGGTGATCAATGGTCACGACCCGGTGTTTGGAGGTGACGGTATCGGCGGCTTGCAGGCCGACGGCGGCGACCTCGGGCTGGGTGAACGTCACTCGAGGAACAACACGCCGGTCGATCTTCCGCTTCAGTCCGAGGATGGCGTTGGATGCCGCGATGCTGCCGTTAACACCGGCCGTGTGCGTGAACTGGGGGAGTGCGGTCACATCTCCGGCCGCCCAGATCCGCGTATTGGTCGTGCGCAAATTGTCGTCGACAATCACCGTGCCGCGGTCATCGACGCTGACCCCGGCGCTGTCCAGTGCCAGGGAGCCCGTGTCCGCCGCCCTGCCCACGGCCACGAGAACGCGGTCGAAATCCACAGCCGTGCCATCATCCAGTGTGAGGGACCCGGCATGTCCGGCAGTCGTTTCCACCCGCCGCACGGTGCGTCCTCTTCGGATATCAACTCCGTCCGCGACCAGCGCGGCAGAAACTATCGCTTCCGCCTGCGCCGATTCTTTCGGAATGAGCCGCGGACCCCGTTGGATGAGCGTTACGTGTGACCCGAGGCGAGCCAGTGCCTGGCCCAACTCGCACCCGATGGCGCCGCCGCCGACGACCACGAGCCGGTTCGGTTGTTCGGTGAGATCCCAGATGGTCTCGCTAGTCAGCGCGGCGAGCGTGTCCGCGCCGTCCGTGTCGAGGGTGCGGGGACGGCTCCCGGTGGCGATCATCGCCTGCCGGAACCGAATCGTCTGGCCGTCGACGATCAGGTTGCGCCTGTCGAGGAAACGGGCGGACCCGCGCAGGACGGTGACACCGTCGTGTTCGAGGGACTCGGCGGAGTCGACGGGGGCGATCGTGTGCATTGCGGTGTGCAGGTGACTCATCACCGCACCGAAATCGACCGTGGCACCTTCAGCGTGCACGCCCAACGATTGTGAGACGACGGCTGTGGATGCGGCGTGGGCGGCGGCGATCAGCGACTTCGACGGGACGCATCCCGTCCACAAACAATCTCCGCCGAGGCGAGCCGGTTCGATGAGCAGAACTCGCGCCCCGAAGCTTGCCGCGGTGCGGCTGGCTACTAGCCCCGCGGTACCTCCGCCGATAACCACGAAGTCCCACGGCTGCGCGAATAGTCTCGAATCGTAGATAGCGGCGCTCATATGGTTGAGCGTAGGCCAGGTCGTAACGGGCCGTCTGTGAAGGAGAACACCGTGCGGGCAGTGGAATGGTATACGGCGGGGGCCCGCTTCTATGACACCC
The Rathayibacter sp. SW19 DNA segment above includes these coding regions:
- a CDS encoding CDP-alcohol phosphatidyltransferase family protein, producing the protein MTMFDSTLRRRLDRPLTAMARALDRPWITPNRLTMLGLAAGVASAVSAGFQLWLIAAILWLGSRLADGFDGALARVRRKQGRLPESGAGGFLDITSDFVVYGATVFGVGIGTGVEFGSPWWPFFAVLVAYYVNGGAFLAFSSIAEKTGRTIDDGRSLSFFGRVAEATETIIIHTVWLLLPSVAWMIAIVWAVFVGVSATQRIIAGYRALA
- a CDS encoding dihydrolipoyl dehydrogenase family protein produces the protein MSAAIYDSRLFAQPWDFVVIGGGTAGLVASRTAASFGARVLLIEPARLGGDCLWTGCVPSKSLIAAAHAASTAVVSQSLGVHAEGATVDFGAVMSHLHTAMHTIAPVDSAESLEHDGVTVLRGSARFLDRRNLIVDGQTIRFRQAMIATGSRPRTLDTDGADTLAALTSETIWDLTEQPNRLVVVGGGAIGCELGQALARLGSHVTLIQRGPRLIPKESAQAEAIVSAALVADGVDIRRGRTVRRVETTAGHAGSLTLDDGTAVDFDRVLVAVGRAADTGSLALDSAGVSVDDRGTVIVDDNLRTTNTRIWAAGDVTALPQFTHTAGVNGSIAASNAILGLKRKIDRRVVPRVTFTQPEVAAVGLQAADTVTSKHRVVTIDHRHLDRAITEATMSGFTQIVTDRKGVLLGATIVGPRAGESLAEVTLAVKNRLTAGQIAGTTHPYPTFNDAVWNACVSIVRERLGGGALRRVTRVLAVIRRVRMR